A genome region from Bacillaceae bacterium IKA-2 includes the following:
- a CDS encoding type II CAAX endopeptidase family protein, whose product MDDKMQQSQLIKKMTDKEIIVNLYITQLIIFFLAIILSWFLFDSWGDLLALFKWNPFQIIVIGGGSALIIILFEMWLEKKLPKDMLDDGGINERVFRNQGVIHIFILAMIIAFSEELLFRGVLQTHFGIFPASIIFALIHFRYVSKPVLFTITVLLSFFLGWLYLLTDNLLVPIFCHFTIDFVLGCILRFRNKQNRV is encoded by the coding sequence ATGGATGATAAAATGCAGCAATCACAATTAATAAAAAAAATGACGGACAAAGAGATCATCGTAAATTTATATATTACCCAGCTAATCATTTTTTTTCTAGCTATCATTTTAAGCTGGTTTCTTTTTGATAGTTGGGGAGATTTGTTGGCACTCTTTAAATGGAATCCATTTCAAATAATAGTTATTGGTGGAGGATCAGCGCTTATTATTATTCTGTTTGAGATGTGGCTAGAAAAAAAATTACCAAAGGATATGCTTGATGATGGTGGGATAAATGAACGGGTTTTTCGGAATCAAGGGGTTATCCACATTTTTATTTTAGCAATGATTATCGCTTTTAGTGAAGAATTACTTTTTAGAGGAGTATTACAAACTCATTTTGGTATTTTTCCAGCAAGTATTATTTTTGCGCTGATTCATTTTCGTTACGTAAGTAAACCCGTATTATTTACAATTACTGTACTCCTAAGTTTTTTTCTAGGTTGGCTTTATCTACTCACAGATAATTTGCTCGTACCAATTTTTTGCCACTTCACAATAGATTTTGTTCTTGGTTGTATTTTACGCTTTCGAAATAAACAAAATAGG
- a CDS encoding ATP-dependent DNA helicase RecQ, which translates to MNLDKELFNHFKLASFRPGQKEIIIDLLNNHDVLAMLPTGSGKSICYQLPAFLLEGITIVVSPLLSLMEDQVQQLKSQGLKQVVAINSFLTPWERDRALEQLAKQKIVYLSPEILQSKSVMKRLSELTISLFVIDEAHCISQWGHEFRTDYLKLNNVRKKLGQPPCLAITATATEEVKRDIIDKLNLRDFKAHIYSIDRPNIAFSVCKSANSSSKKIAELVALVQDLQGPGLIYASTRKWTEKLATVLKSKGVNNVSYYHGGMENEDRLLIQQQFINDELSLICCTSAFGMGINKANIRYVIHFHAPLQMESYLQEIGRCGRDGKESIAITLYNEDESPLQVSLLTKDLPNEKQLNEVLYYLQLQEQGIRLNELRLIQETGITEIMWRFIRFHLEEQGRIIDQKYRITEVNQERSQQSIQKKINERIDYKLKKLTQFQAWLKQAESCRRELVLAQFDERLMKKSEKCCDKCGINIEDYYDKQPSVNKPLIRTWQGELKSLFE; encoded by the coding sequence ATGAATTTAGATAAAGAATTATTTAATCATTTTAAGCTCGCCAGTTTTCGCCCTGGACAAAAAGAGATTATTATTGACCTTTTAAATAATCACGATGTACTTGCGATGCTCCCGACAGGATCAGGAAAATCAATATGTTATCAGTTGCCAGCATTTTTATTAGAAGGGATCACGATTGTCGTATCACCATTGTTATCGCTAATGGAAGATCAAGTTCAGCAATTAAAAAGTCAGGGTTTAAAACAAGTTGTTGCTATTAATAGTTTTTTAACCCCGTGGGAACGAGACAGGGCCCTCGAGCAGCTAGCTAAGCAAAAGATTGTTTATCTCTCACCAGAAATTTTGCAATCAAAAAGTGTAATGAAACGTTTAAGTGAGTTGACGATTTCACTTTTTGTTATTGATGAGGCTCATTGCATCTCGCAGTGGGGACATGAGTTTAGAACAGATTACTTAAAATTAAATAACGTAAGAAAAAAATTAGGTCAACCACCATGCCTGGCGATAACGGCAACAGCAACAGAAGAAGTAAAAAGGGATATTATTGACAAGTTGAATTTACGAGATTTTAAAGCTCATATTTACAGTATAGATCGCCCTAATATCGCTTTTTCCGTCTGTAAAAGCGCTAACTCTAGTTCAAAAAAAATAGCTGAACTCGTCGCATTGGTCCAAGATTTACAAGGTCCAGGACTTATTTACGCTTCAACAAGAAAATGGACAGAGAAACTTGCTACAGTCCTCAAGAGTAAAGGAGTTAATAATGTTTCATACTATCATGGAGGCATGGAAAATGAAGATCGTTTATTAATTCAGCAACAGTTTATTAACGATGAACTCTCATTAATTTGTTGTACGAGCGCTTTTGGTATGGGGATAAATAAAGCTAATATTCGGTATGTTATTCATTTTCATGCTCCTTTGCAAATGGAATCGTACTTACAAGAAATCGGTCGCTGTGGTCGAGATGGCAAAGAAAGCATCGCGATTACATTATATAATGAGGATGAGTCGCCACTACAAGTGTCGTTGCTAACAAAGGATTTACCTAACGAAAAACAGCTAAATGAAGTACTTTATTATTTGCAATTACAAGAACAAGGTATTCGCCTTAATGAACTGAGACTTATTCAAGAAACAGGAATTACAGAAATTATGTGGAGATTCATCCGCTTTCATCTAGAAGAACAAGGCAGAATTATTGATCAAAAATATCGAATAACAGAGGTTAATCAAGAGAGAAGTCAGCAGTCTATTCAAAAGAAAATTAATGAAAGAATTGACTATAAGCTAAAAAAACTAACTCAGTTTCAGGCTTGGCTTAAGCAAGCAGAGAGTTGTAGAAGAGAGCTTGTGCTAGCCCAATTTGATGAACGTTTGATGAAGAAAAGTGAAAAATGTTGTGACAAGTGTGGAATAAACATTGAGGATTACTATGATAAACAACCAAGTGTAAACAAACCATTGATTCGAACTTGGCAAGGGGAGTTAAAGAGTTTATTTGAATAA